The DNA region AATATGAAGATGAAACGAAACGATTTAATCTATGACATTGGCATGCACAAAGGGGAGGATAGCGCGTACTATTTAAAAAAAGGGTTTCATGTCGTTGCCATTGAAGCCAATCCGCAGCTGGTTGAACTGTGCTCGAAAAAGTTTGCCGGGGAAATCAAAAACAGGCAACTGACGATTATTAACGGTGCGATTTCAGATGCTGCAGGCTCCGGCAACAAATTTGTCCCCTTTTACATCAACCGCCAATGTTCAGAATGGGGAACCACTGTAAACTCATGGGTAAAAAGGAATGAAAACCGGGGCACTTCAAGCGAAAAAATAGAGGTGCCGGTCATAGATTTTAGCAAGGTTTTACAAAGCTACGGCATTCCTTATTACATGAAGATAGACATTGAGGGCATGGACACCCTTTGCTTGCAAACGCTGCTAAACTTTAATGAAAAACCAGATTTCATATCGATTGAATCTGACAAAGTTTCTTTTCAAAAATTAAAGGATGAAATTGCCCTGTTTAACAAACTGGGATACAACAAATTTAAGGCTGTTAACCAGTCGGCCGTTGAAAGATTGAAAGAGCCCCTTAACACACACGAAGGAAACTTTTTAAACTATAAATTCTCTTATGGTTCATCGGGCCCGTTTGGCCGAGATTTGCCCGATAAATGGGTGAAAAACAGATGGATCATACTGCAGTACAGGCTTATTTTTCTGGGGTACAAATATTATGGCGACCATAGCAAAGTAAAAAAGAAACTGGCTTTCAGGATATTGTATAAAATTCTTCAAAAAATAGTAAGACAACCAATACCAGGCTGGTATGACACGCATGCGAAACATGCTTCAGTAGAATAAACATTAAATTCAGCGAAACCCCGCCCGGAGTTATGCTTGTAAGCATTAAGAAGCTTGGCAGTTCAATACACTATAGCCAGCGATACAGAGCAGCTTAGAACTAAACCGGGCACTGCACATCCAATTAAATACGATTTGATAACCAGTAAAACCAAAAGCCAACAGGATTTTGGCTAAATTTGTAAAACGTAAACCTGCAGTGGCCATATAAAAACAATGATCTATGAAAAAAAAATACACCCCTCTCATTATCAGCATATTTCTCAGCTTGCTACTCACAAACACCCTTACCTTAACAAGCAGGGCACAAAATCCGATACCCAACCCTGATTTTGAAGATTGGACAGATGGCGAACCCGACGGGTGGAACAGCATCAACCAAAACATACTGGGCACCGACTTTATATGCATTACCCGCGACCAAACCAATGCCCAAAGCGGTACTTCAAGCATCAAAATTGAAACAATTACCGAAAATGTATTTGTGGTTGGCCCGGTTACACTGCCCGGCATTGTATCATTAGGCGAAATTGTACTGGATGTGCTCAATCAAACCGGCACTGTTGAAGGCGGTGTTCCTATCGACACCCAGCCTCAGATATTGAACGGTTATTTCCGCT from Lentimicrobiaceae bacterium includes:
- a CDS encoding FkbM family methyltransferase, with amino-acid sequence MKMKRNDLIYDIGMHKGEDSAYYLKKGFHVVAIEANPQLVELCSKKFAGEIKNRQLTIINGAISDAAGSGNKFVPFYINRQCSEWGTTVNSWVKRNENRGTSSEKIEVPVIDFSKVLQSYGIPYYMKIDIEGMDTLCLQTLLNFNEKPDFISIESDKVSFQKLKDEIALFNKLGYNKFKAVNQSAVERLKEPLNTHEGNFLNYKFSYGSSGPFGRDLPDKWVKNRWIILQYRLIFLGYKYYGDHSKVKKKLAFRILYKILQKIVRQPIPGWYDTHAKHASVE